A stretch of DNA from Aliarcobacter thereius LMG 24486:
GTATAGAAAATCTCGCAAGATTGAGTCATTTAGGAGTTAGAACTGTAAATAGATTTTTTGCAGGTGAAGATGTAAAACTTAGTACTATAGAGAAAATTACAAACTTACTAGGTCTTGATTTTGCAGGAAATGAAGTAGTACCACTAAAAGAGTTAGAAAAACAAAGAGCAAAAGAAAAAGCTATATTTATGGCTTCTTTAGTTCAAAGCACATCAGCTTTAGAAGTTCAAGGACTTGAAACTGACTCTTTAAATAAAATAATTGATAAATTTGAAAAAGAGTTTTTACAAGGGCAATATAAAAATAGATTGTGGGTTGCATAAATGATTGATAGCACAAAACCTATAGATGATGCAACACCACTTAATGATACATCTGGATTTAAGTTACCACTCCAAACTTCCTAAAAATAAATCTTATACATTAAAAGAGATTTATATAAAAGAAGCTGAAAATATTGCAGATGCAACAATTAAGTATTTGTCTGCAATTCCAACAAAAAAAGAAGCTCCTTTTACATACGTTTGGTTTTTAAAACTTCATACTGAGATGTTTGGAAATGTTTGGGATTGGGCAGGAAAGCCAAGACAAATAGAACTGTCAATTGGAATAAAAGCATATCTTGTTCCAATGGAATTAAAAAAACTAAGTGATGATTTTTTATTTTGGGATAAAAATAAATCTTTTGATGTATATGAAATAGCTTCAAGATTGCATCATAGAGCAGTTCAAATTCATCCTTTTCAAAATGGAAATGGCAGATGGAGTAGGATGCTTACAAATATCTATCTTAGACAAAAAGGTTTAATGCCTGTAAAATGGCAAGAAGATTTACTTGCAAGTGAAAATCCAAAAAGAAGTGAATATATTCAAGCTTTGAAAAAAGCTGATAATAGAGATTATACTGGTTTAATCGAGATGCATAAAATTACATATTAATTTTATAAAATAATCTTGCTATTTTTTATTTAATATTTTAAAAACTTGCCAAAATCAAATATCACTTGTATAATTCTTTAAAAATTACACAAGGATATAAAAATGAAAATTGGATATTTAACTATTATGATTTTTACAAATCTTTTAGCTGTTGGTATATTTCATGCTGATTATGAAAATGCTCAAACTGATGCACTAATTATTCTTTTTACTGGAATGGCATCTATATTTGTTATTTGGAAACAAGATCATCCAATTATTAAAAAAATAGTTGATGATTTCTTTTAAATAATTAAAATATTTAAACTTCTATTTTATACAACAATCATTTATATCATCTTCAAAATCTATCCAAGATTTTAGTTCTTCATCTTTTTCATAAATCTCATCCAATAAAACTTTATGAATAAATTTTTCAATTTCATTTCTATACCAATCATATGGTTTTGGATTTTTAACTAAAGTATTTATTCCCTCATCATTATCTTTTTCATAAAATAGATCTTTTGATTGTATATTTCTATAAAGATGCTCTGTATTTGATGTTATATGGTTTTTTAAATAATCATTTACGAATTTTTTAGGAGTAATAAATTCTTTTTCTAAAACATAATAAATATCAAATAAATCTCTATACTTTTTTCTATTCCAAAAAGCCATTGTTTTCATATAGATAAGAGTTTCAAGAGAAGAAACTTTTAAGTCACTATTTTCATAATATGTAAATTTGTCATTTTTCCAAATTTCTTCTTCAAATAAATTAAATGGAGGTGTAAAAAATTCAACTTTTACACCACTTAACAAAAATTTCATATAGCTATAATTTATATCTGCACCATCATTTGAAACATAATCTTCCATTGTTTTATCATGTTCTATTATTGTTCCACCATATTTAAAAATCATATTACTAATCTCTTTTGGAGATAAATTTAAAGTTGCAAAATCTAAATCCTCAGATAATCTATGATTTATTCTATAACTTAAAGCTGTTCCACCAACAAATCTAATATCAAAGTTTTTAAATAAATCATCATTACAAATAATCTCTAAAACTTCTTTTGTTTTTTCTAGCATCTATATTTTCCTTATATATTTTAAATGAGTATTAAATGATTTTAAAAGTTTGATATCCTTTTGTTTAATGATATAAGGCTTTAATCTATCTTCTCCAAAATATTTAATAAGAAGCATTAATCTCTTATCATTCCATGATGATAAAACAATATTTATAAAATTTGGTATGTCATATATATGACCATTTTCTACACTATAAAATAGCTCTTCTCCAAAAATCTTTTTATCTAAAACAATCTGTTTTTGAGATACTTCAATAATTGGTTTTATTAAATCATTTTGTAAATATTTTTCATCTGTTTTTTTACTTGTTCTTTGTTTTTGCTCATCAAATTCAAAACTATTTAAAAACTTTAGAAATTGATCATCTTTATTTAGTTTAATTAATATTTTCAGATAATTTTCAAAAGATATTTTTCCACTTTGCTCAAAAGTTTTATAAGTTGCATATTTTATATCAACAAAATCGGCAAACTCTTCTTGAGTTAAGTCTAAAGCAATTCTTTCTGCTCTTATTTTTACTTTTGATAAAGCAATCAATTTGTCTAAATTTTTATTTAGCATATACATACCTTAAGTATTTATTTTAATTGATACTATTATATCAATTGATATATGAAATTGCAAATATATTATACTAATTGATATTATTATATCATTTATACTTAATAGATATATTTTTTTAAATAAACTTAATTGAAGAAAAGTTTTTACACTCTTTTTGGTGTTTAGCATAAATAGTAAAAAGAGCAACAGTAGGCAACAAAAAATCCTCCAGAATTAACTGGAAACTAAATCAACAACAATATATTATTTGATTAGTTTGCTAATGGTTTAGCAGGATTTTTATTTATTCGTAGATTTTATTTTAAAATGTTGATTTGTGTTTCGCTTTTTAGCTGAAAACAATGCTACTCCAAGTAATCCAATTACCAAAGGCAATGCAATAATTGCTCCTGTAATGAAAGTTGTCATAGATTTTCCTTTTTGATTTTATTTTATTTTCTCTTTTATGTATCTAAACAATGTTGATATGATTATACCATATATTCCAAGGAACCAAATTGTTTCAGCATTTAATACTATCGTATCTCAGGCAACAGTTAATAATTTTAATAATATATTTATACTCTTTATGATTTTAAATTATTTTTTAAAGATCTATCATGTTTCTTTTTTTTATTTTTTATTTTTTTCTTTTATGCTCAGGTATATTATTCCAAATAGGGCCAATACCATTGGCGAAAAAAGAAATACTCCATCTAATATTAAGCTTTTCATTTTTTATCCTTTTTCTTTGGAGCTTTCATAAAGATATTCATTAATATTGGAATTAAAGCTACAATTGTAGTAAATGTTCCTAATGCTATTAGTCCTTGAGTTTCATTAACCATTTTATCTTCCTTTATATGATCTTATTCTTTTAATTCTTAGATATTTTTTATATCTTTTAAATTCTCGTTTAAATTTATCATTTATGTCAATTGCTAGAAGTATTAACATAATCAACCACAATACAAAAGCTATATCTATTTGTCCATCATTTATTCCAAAATATATATTTGTTGCAATATAGATAGCTAAAATATAAATATATAATTTAAATGAATTTGCAAAATTATATAAACAAATAAATAAAAATTTATCTAATCTATTTATTGGTAACATTTTTAATCCTTTATTTCACATATTGTAACTGGAATATTAGTTGAACCTTTAAAAAAACTATTTTTATCTACACTCCAGTTATCAGCTTTTGAGACATCAATTTTTAAAGAACCTATATTACAAATAAGCTCTTTATTGTTATTAAAGTCATCTATTAAATTAGCTCTTTCATTTAGATGAAAATATAAAACTATAAATGGTAATGAAAATACAACTAATATTATAAAAAATTGTGTTCTTATTTTACTTGATAGATATTCATATTTTTTTAATCTTTTTTCATTCATGGTTATTCTTCTTTCTTAGTTATATCATCTTTACTATCTGATTTTAAAAAGCTATTAGGGCTTTTATCAATTATTTTTACTCCAATAGCTAATAACACTACCCAAAATCCAATATATAAAAGTCCATTATTAAAATCAAAATATTCATATTCATTATTAAAGAAAAGTGCATAAACCATAACAAATAAAAGTGAACCTAATAAAACTAAAATAGATATTACAAAAAGAAGTTCACCTAGTTGAGAAATATATTTATTCATACTCTTATAAAAATTACACATAGCTATTTTCCTTTTTTATTTTATTCTACAATGATAAATTGTAAATATATTTACACCATTAGTTATTTGATAAGTTCTTTTTTTATCAAATTCATAACCTAGTTCTTTTGAAACAATATTGTTCTTGCATATTAATTCTTGATTATTTTTAAATGCGTCTTCAATCTTTTTTTTATCAGATTTATTATCATAGTATAACCACCATATAAATAGTAGGAATATTGCACCAACAGCAAAAATCCACATATATGAGAAAAACAGTTCTTTCTCTTTTTTACAATCAATTTCTGTTTCCATTTTGTCTCCTTATATTATCTAAAATAGATATTATTTTATATATTATATTCTATTAAGGATAATATGTCAAGAAATATAACCTATAATAGATAAATTTATGATACAATTAAAACTATATTAGATAATAAATAGGATAATTTATGACAAAAGAAGAGTTTTGTAAAAGATTAAAGGATATTAATCTTACACAAAAAGAGTTTTCAGAGATAACTCATGTTCCTTACTCTACACTAAACAATTGGGGATTTCATGATATACAAGTTCCAAAATGGGTAGGACCATTTATAGAACATTATGAAAAAGCAAAGAAGTATGATGCAATTAAGAAGATGATATTAGATTCAAAGGAAGTTTTATAAGGAGGACTATTATGGGAACTATTTTGACTAGCTTGATGTTGGGCGGGATTATTTGGGTTGCTATTTACATTGTTAGTTTCATTTGGCATAGTAG
This window harbors:
- a CDS encoding helix-turn-helix domain-containing protein, with protein sequence MTRLELIQKIEHRKKQINISIENLARLSHLGVRTVNRFFAGEDVKLSTIEKITNLLGLDFAGNEVVPLKELEKQRAKEKAIFMASLVQSTSALEVQGLETDSLNKIIDKFEKEFLQGQYKNRLWVA
- a CDS encoding mobile mystery protein B is translated as MIHLDLSYHSKLPKNKSYTLKEIYIKEAENIADATIKYLSAIPTKKEAPFTYVWFLKLHTEMFGNVWDWAGKPRQIELSIGIKAYLVPMELKKLSDDFLFWDKNKSFDVYEIASRLHHRAVQIHPFQNGNGRWSRMLTNIYLRQKGLMPVKWQEDLLASENPKRSEYIQALKKADNRDYTGLIEMHKITY
- a CDS encoding nucleotidyl transferase AbiEii/AbiGii toxin family protein, with the protein product MLEKTKEVLEIICNDDLFKNFDIRFVGGTALSYRINHRLSEDLDFATLNLSPKEISNMIFKYGGTIIEHDKTMEDYVSNDGADINYSYMKFLLSGVKVEFFTPPFNLFEEEIWKNDKFTYYENSDLKVSSLETLIYMKTMAFWNRKKYRDLFDIYYVLEKEFITPKKFVNDYLKNHITSNTEHLYRNIQSKDLFYEKDNDEGINTLVKNPKPYDWYRNEIEKFIHKVLLDEIYEKDEELKSWIDFEDDINDCCIK
- a CDS encoding helix-turn-helix domain-containing protein, producing the protein MLNKNLDKLIALSKVKIRAERIALDLTQEEFADFVDIKYATYKTFEQSGKISFENYLKILIKLNKDDQFLKFLNSFEFDEQKQRTSKKTDEKYLQNDLIKPIIEVSQKQIVLDKKIFGEELFYSVENGHIYDIPNFINIVLSSWNDKRLMLLIKYFGEDRLKPYIIKQKDIKLLKSFNTHLKYIRKI
- a CDS encoding helix-turn-helix domain-containing protein, with the protein product MTKEEFCKRLKDINLTQKEFSEITHVPYSTLNNWGFHDIQVPKWVGPFIEHYEKAKKYDAIKKMILDSKEVL